One window of Microbacterium sediminis genomic DNA carries:
- a CDS encoding putative hydro-lyase, with amino-acid sequence MALTLDDVSRLSPAASRERFRAGLAVPTAGWSAGYAQANLLMIDREAAFDFLLFAQRNPKPLPILGVLEPGQVSSDLLADGDIRTDIPRYRVYRRGELVDEPTDVLETWNERMVSFLIGCSFTFEAPLLQAGIPIAHIEQGRNVPMYRTSIPTQRAGRFEGPVVVSMRPIPASRVADAVRITSRYPAVHGAPVHVGDPAAIGIADLASPDFGDPVDIPDGTIPVFWACGVTPQAAVMQVRPELAITHAPGHMLVTDLRDSEFQVP; translated from the coding sequence ATGGCACTCACCCTCGACGACGTCTCCCGCCTCTCGCCCGCCGCCTCGCGCGAGCGCTTCCGTGCGGGACTGGCCGTGCCGACGGCCGGCTGGTCGGCGGGGTACGCCCAGGCGAACCTGCTCATGATCGATCGGGAGGCCGCCTTCGACTTCCTGCTGTTCGCGCAGCGCAACCCCAAGCCGCTGCCGATCCTCGGCGTGCTCGAGCCGGGGCAGGTCTCCAGCGACCTGCTGGCCGACGGCGACATCCGCACCGACATCCCCCGGTACCGCGTGTACCGCCGCGGCGAGCTCGTCGACGAGCCGACCGACGTGCTCGAGACCTGGAACGAGCGGATGGTGAGCTTCCTCATCGGCTGCTCGTTCACGTTCGAGGCGCCTCTGCTGCAGGCCGGCATCCCGATCGCCCACATCGAGCAGGGCCGCAACGTGCCGATGTACCGCACGAGCATCCCGACGCAGCGCGCCGGGCGGTTCGAGGGCCCGGTCGTGGTGTCGATGCGCCCGATCCCCGCCTCGCGCGTGGCCGACGCCGTGCGCATCACGTCGCGCTACCCGGCCGTCCACGGCGCGCCCGTGCACGTCGGCGATCCCGCGGCGATCGGCATCGCCGACCTGGCCAGCCCCGACTTCGGCGACCCCGTGGACATCCCGGACGGCACGATCCCCGTGTTCTGGGCGTGCGGCGTGACGCCGCAGGCGGCGGTGATGCAGGTGCGCCCGGAGCTGGCGATCACCCACGCCCCGGGCCACATGCTCGTCACCGACCTGCGCGACAGCGAGTTCCAGGTCCCCTGA
- a CDS encoding SCO4848 family membrane protein, producing the protein MENFLALLLLVNAAFNVIVWPRFWKRVSDDPRARDESGRPTRFLTVHAILIGLALLLALGSALAGGAVLIGWR; encoded by the coding sequence GTGGAGAACTTCCTCGCCCTGCTGCTGCTCGTCAACGCGGCGTTCAACGTGATCGTCTGGCCGCGCTTCTGGAAGCGGGTCTCGGATGATCCGCGCGCCCGCGACGAGAGCGGCCGCCCGACGCGCTTCCTCACGGTGCACGCGATCCTCATCGGACTCGCGCTGCTCCTGGCCCTCGGCTCGGCCCTCGCCGGCGGCGCGGTGCTGATCGGCTGGCGCTGA
- a CDS encoding fumarylacetoacetate hydrolase family protein, producing the protein MKIARFSHNDAIKYGILDDGELVVLAGDPMFAGFDTTGERVPVGDVALLAPVIPRSKIVCVGRNYRAHAAELGNDVPTQPLLFFKPNTSVIGPGDAIVRPAQSQDTQWEGELAVVIGRIAKNVTAENALDYVFGYTAANDVTARDLQNSDGQWARAKGFDTFCPLGPAIETEFDPAEGEVITRLNGEVKQRAPFTDMVFDIPFLIEYISAAFTLLPGDIILTGTPEGVGPFGAGDVVEVEIPGIGILRNVARDAA; encoded by the coding sequence GTGAAGATCGCACGGTTCAGCCACAACGACGCCATCAAGTACGGGATCCTCGACGACGGCGAGCTCGTCGTCCTCGCGGGAGACCCGATGTTCGCCGGCTTCGACACCACGGGGGAGCGCGTGCCGGTGGGCGATGTGGCCCTCCTGGCGCCGGTGATCCCGCGCTCGAAGATCGTGTGCGTGGGGCGCAACTACCGCGCCCACGCGGCCGAGCTCGGCAACGACGTGCCGACCCAGCCGCTGCTGTTCTTCAAGCCGAACACGAGCGTCATCGGCCCGGGCGACGCGATCGTGCGCCCCGCGCAGTCGCAGGACACGCAGTGGGAGGGGGAGCTGGCCGTCGTGATCGGGCGCATCGCCAAGAACGTCACCGCCGAGAACGCCCTCGACTACGTGTTCGGCTACACGGCCGCCAACGATGTGACGGCGCGCGACCTGCAGAACTCCGACGGGCAGTGGGCGCGCGCGAAGGGCTTCGACACGTTCTGCCCCCTGGGACCGGCGATCGAGACCGAGTTCGATCCGGCCGAGGGCGAGGTGATCACGCGGCTCAACGGCGAGGTGAAGCAGCGCGCGCCGTTCACCGACATGGTCTTCGACATCCCCTTCCTCATCGAGTACATCTCGGCCGCGTTCACGCTCCTGCCCGGTGACATCATCCTCACCGGCACGCCGGAGGGCGTGGGCCCGTTCGGCGCCGGCGACGTCGTCGAGGTGGAGATCCCGGGCATCGGGATCCTGCGCAACGTCGCCCGCGACGCGGCGTGA
- a CDS encoding MFS transporter, whose amino-acid sequence MAAPLDAALLARIQRRTVATLAGGQILGGIGFGATVSLGALLAADISGVEELSGLAVAASTLGSALLAIPLARAAQQRGRRLALTVGMALALVGVIVVIAAAGLRSFPLLLVGFALTGVGQTVNLQSRFAATDLAADATRGRDLSLVVWATTIGSVSGPNLLGAGEWIGERIGMPPLTGPFLFSLAAQVLVIALYLVALRPDPLLLARERDASSAGALADRPDRPRAARFAIFAVAGSHGVMASVMSMTPVHLGHHGASLQVVGLTISLHVAGMYALSPVFGILADRVGRVPTVLGGQALLVAALLVASFGQDDTVLVTVGLVLLGLGWSASTVAGSALLAESTAPPLRTRRQGRSDLAMSLAGSLGAVAAGAILGQIGYGGLALVALAVVAAIVLLSPAGRLR is encoded by the coding sequence ATGGCCGCCCCGCTGGATGCGGCGCTGCTGGCGCGCATCCAGCGCCGCACGGTCGCCACGCTCGCCGGTGGGCAGATCCTCGGCGGCATCGGCTTCGGAGCGACCGTGTCGCTCGGCGCACTGCTCGCGGCCGACATCTCGGGCGTCGAGGAGCTGTCGGGCCTGGCGGTGGCCGCCAGCACCCTCGGCTCGGCGCTGCTGGCGATCCCGCTCGCCCGCGCCGCGCAGCAGCGAGGGCGACGGCTCGCGCTGACCGTCGGCATGGCGCTGGCCCTCGTCGGGGTGATCGTGGTGATAGCCGCGGCCGGGCTGCGATCGTTCCCGCTGCTGCTCGTGGGTTTCGCGCTGACGGGCGTGGGGCAGACCGTCAACCTGCAGTCGCGCTTCGCCGCCACCGACCTCGCGGCCGACGCCACCCGCGGCCGCGACCTGTCGCTCGTGGTGTGGGCCACGACGATCGGATCGGTGTCGGGCCCGAACCTGCTGGGCGCGGGGGAGTGGATCGGCGAGCGCATCGGCATGCCGCCGCTGACCGGCCCGTTCCTCTTCTCGCTCGCGGCGCAGGTGCTCGTCATCGCGCTGTATCTCGTGGCGCTGCGGCCCGACCCGCTGCTGCTGGCCCGCGAGCGCGACGCGAGCTCCGCCGGGGCGCTGGCGGACCGGCCGGACCGGCCGCGGGCGGCGAGGTTCGCGATCTTCGCGGTGGCCGGCTCCCACGGCGTGATGGCGTCGGTGATGTCGATGACGCCCGTGCACCTGGGCCACCACGGCGCCTCACTGCAGGTGGTCGGGCTCACGATCAGCCTGCACGTGGCCGGGATGTACGCGCTCTCGCCCGTCTTCGGCATCCTCGCCGATCGCGTCGGGCGCGTGCCGACGGTTCTGGGTGGCCAGGCGCTGCTCGTGGCGGCGCTGCTGGTGGCGTCGTTCGGGCAGGACGACACGGTGCTCGTGACGGTCGGGCTCGTGCTGCTCGGCCTGGGCTGGAGCGCGTCGACCGTGGCGGGCTCGGCGCTGCTGGCCGAGTCGACCGCCCCGCCCCTGCGCACGCGCCGTCAGGGTCGCAGCGACCTGGCGATGAGCCTGGCCGGCTCGCTCGGCGCGGTCGCCGCCGGCGCGATCCTCGGCCAGATCGGGTACGGCGGGCTCGCGCTCGTCGCCCTCGCGGTCGTCGCCGCGATCGTCCTCCTCTCGCCGGCCGGTCGCCTGCGCTGA
- a CDS encoding serine hydrolase domain-containing protein yields the protein MSRAQAVLDRLARDIEANGFVAHGAHVRIGDEVAERRWTPDVREEIHSVAKAVAVLSAGIAADEGRFDIDAPVASYLPGVRLGEGVGEVTTRHLLTMTSGIDLPWSETMFEDWPDLAHEFLGRPSRGRVFQYANASTYTAMRALATAVGDVGAWASARLFEPLGIPDVTWRRCPLGAVLGGEGIALRTGELARLGLLIRDRGLWRGERIVSADWIDAMHEDGVPAGRNPGYERYALGGWAGPGDAWRLHGAHGQLLIFAGDAVITLTAHDHFGADRIARAAVDAVAAA from the coding sequence GTGAGCCGCGCACAGGCCGTGCTCGATCGCCTTGCCCGCGACATCGAGGCCAACGGGTTCGTCGCCCACGGCGCGCACGTGCGGATCGGCGACGAGGTCGCCGAGCGGCGCTGGACGCCCGACGTGCGCGAGGAGATCCACTCCGTCGCGAAGGCGGTCGCCGTGCTGTCGGCCGGCATCGCCGCCGACGAGGGCCGGTTCGACATCGATGCGCCTGTCGCGTCGTACCTGCCCGGCGTGCGGCTCGGCGAGGGCGTGGGCGAGGTGACCACGCGCCACCTGCTGACCATGACGAGCGGCATCGACCTGCCTTGGTCGGAGACGATGTTCGAGGACTGGCCGGATCTCGCCCACGAGTTCCTCGGTCGGCCCAGTCGCGGCCGCGTGTTCCAGTATGCGAATGCCAGCACGTACACGGCCATGCGCGCCCTGGCGACCGCGGTCGGCGACGTGGGCGCGTGGGCGTCCGCGCGCCTCTTCGAGCCGCTCGGCATTCCGGACGTGACCTGGCGTCGCTGTCCGCTCGGAGCGGTGCTCGGCGGTGAGGGCATCGCGCTGCGCACCGGCGAGCTCGCGCGGCTCGGCCTGCTGATCCGCGACCGCGGCCTGTGGCGCGGGGAGCGGATCGTCTCGGCCGACTGGATCGACGCCATGCACGAGGACGGGGTCCCGGCGGGGAGGAACCCCGGGTACGAGCGGTACGCGCTCGGCGGCTGGGCGGGCCCGGGCGACGCCTGGCGCCTGCACGGCGCGCACGGGCAGCTGCTGATCTTCGCCGGCGACGCCGTGATCACCCTCACGGCGCACGACCACTTCGGGGCCGATCGGATCGCGCGGGCCGCGGTCGACGCCGTCGCCGCGGCCTGA
- the leuC gene encoding 3-isopropylmalate dehydratase large subunit translates to MTTAHIPEHPRTLAEKVWDAHVVSKGENGQPDLIYIDLHLVHEVTSPQAFDGLRAEGRPVRRPDLTIATEDHNTPTLDIDKPIADLTSRTQIETLRRNAAEFGIRLHSLGDAEQGIVHVVGPQLGLTMPGITVVCGDSHTSTHGAFGAMAFGIGTSEVEHVLATQTLPLKPFKTMAITVEGELKPGVTAKDIILAVIAKIGTGGGQGYVLEYRGSAIRSLSMEGRMTICNMSIEAGARAGMVAPDETTFAYLKGRPHAPQGADWDEAVAYWKTLPTDEGAVFDAEIFIDANELEPFVTWGTNPGQGVNLGDRVPDPAAIEDEGERKAAERALEYMDLAPGTPMKEIAVDAVFMGSCTNSRIEDLRAFASIIKGRRKAEGVRVMVVPGSARVRLEAEAEGIDKIVEEFGGEWRFAGCSMCLGMNPDQLAPGERCASTSNRNFEGRQGKGGRTHLVSPLVAAATAVRGTLSGPADLAPLDAPAFAGQEA, encoded by the coding sequence ATGACGACTGCACACATCCCCGAGCACCCCCGCACGCTGGCCGAGAAGGTCTGGGACGCCCACGTGGTGTCCAAGGGCGAGAACGGTCAGCCCGACCTGATCTACATCGATCTCCACCTGGTCCACGAGGTCACCAGCCCCCAGGCGTTCGACGGCCTGCGCGCCGAGGGCCGCCCGGTGCGCCGCCCCGACCTGACGATCGCGACCGAGGACCACAACACCCCGACGCTCGATATCGACAAGCCGATCGCCGACCTCACCAGCCGCACCCAGATCGAGACGCTGCGCCGCAACGCCGCCGAGTTCGGCATCCGCCTGCACTCGCTGGGCGACGCCGAGCAGGGCATCGTGCACGTCGTCGGCCCGCAGCTCGGACTGACCATGCCCGGGATCACCGTGGTGTGCGGCGACAGCCACACCTCCACGCACGGCGCGTTCGGCGCCATGGCCTTCGGCATCGGCACGAGCGAGGTCGAGCACGTCCTGGCCACGCAGACCCTGCCGCTGAAGCCGTTCAAGACGATGGCGATCACCGTCGAGGGCGAGCTGAAGCCGGGCGTGACGGCGAAGGACATCATCCTCGCGGTCATCGCCAAGATCGGCACCGGCGGCGGGCAGGGCTACGTGCTCGAGTACCGCGGCAGCGCGATCCGCTCCCTCTCGATGGAGGGGCGCATGACGATCTGCAACATGTCGATCGAGGCCGGCGCGCGCGCGGGCATGGTCGCCCCGGACGAGACGACGTTCGCGTACCTCAAGGGCCGCCCCCACGCGCCGCAGGGCGCCGACTGGGACGAGGCCGTGGCGTACTGGAAGACGCTGCCCACCGACGAGGGCGCGGTGTTCGACGCCGAGATCTTCATCGACGCGAACGAGCTGGAGCCGTTCGTCACGTGGGGCACCAACCCCGGCCAGGGCGTGAACCTGGGCGACCGCGTGCCCGACCCGGCGGCGATCGAGGACGAGGGCGAGCGCAAGGCCGCCGAGCGCGCGCTGGAGTACATGGACCTCGCCCCGGGCACGCCGATGAAGGAGATCGCCGTCGACGCGGTCTTCATGGGCTCGTGCACGAACAGCCGGATCGAGGATCTGCGCGCGTTCGCGTCGATCATCAAGGGCCGCAGGAAGGCCGAGGGCGTGCGCGTCATGGTCGTGCCCGGCTCCGCCCGGGTGCGCCTGGAGGCGGAGGCCGAGGGGATCGACAAGATCGTCGAGGAGTTCGGCGGCGAGTGGCGCTTCGCCGGCTGCTCCATGTGCCTGGGCATGAACCCCGACCAGCTCGCACCGGGGGAGCGCTGCGCCTCGACGAGCAACCGCAACTTCGAGGGACGCCAGGGCAAGGGCGGCCGCACCCACCTGGTCTCGCCGCTCGTGGCCGCCGCCACGGCCGTGCGGGGCACGCTGTCGGGACCGGCGGATCTCGCCCCGCTCGACGCGCCGGCGTTCGCGGGACAGGAGGCCTGA
- a CDS encoding MBL fold metallo-hydrolase: protein MRVTKHEHATLRLHDQGDTLVVDPGSFTTPLDALHDLVGVVITHEHRDHWTPAQLDHLAQVAPRVPIYAPQGVADAAEGYDITVVAPGDTVTVGAFTLRFFGGVHAQIHESIPLVDNVGVMINDRLYYPGDSFAVPDAKVPVLAAPIGAPWLKLGEAMDFVLAVAPERAFPTHDMTLSVSARTMHASRLAWAAEQNGGELVDLAPGDELDV, encoded by the coding sequence ATGCGCGTCACGAAGCACGAACACGCCACCCTCCGCCTGCACGACCAGGGCGACACCCTCGTGGTCGATCCGGGGAGCTTCACCACCCCGCTCGATGCCCTGCACGATCTCGTCGGCGTCGTCATCACGCACGAGCACCGCGATCACTGGACGCCCGCCCAGCTGGATCACCTCGCGCAGGTCGCGCCCCGCGTGCCCATCTACGCGCCGCAGGGCGTGGCCGACGCCGCCGAGGGCTACGACATCACCGTGGTCGCGCCCGGCGACACCGTGACGGTCGGCGCGTTCACGCTGCGCTTCTTCGGCGGCGTGCACGCGCAGATCCACGAGAGCATCCCGCTCGTCGACAACGTGGGCGTCATGATCAACGATCGCCTGTACTACCCGGGCGACTCGTTCGCGGTGCCCGACGCGAAGGTCCCCGTGCTGGCCGCGCCGATCGGCGCGCCGTGGCTCAAGCTCGGCGAGGCGATGGACTTCGTCCTGGCCGTGGCGCCGGAGCGGGCCTTCCCCACCCACGACATGACGCTGTCCGTCTCGGCGCGCACCATGCACGCCTCGCGCCTGGCGTGGGCGGCCGAGCAGAACGGCGGCGAGCTGGTCGACCTCGCCCCCGGCGACGAGCTGGACGTCTGA
- a CDS encoding cyclodeaminase/cyclohydrolase family protein has translation MERRTTADEGIGAWLEALASTGPNPGGGAAAALMAGVAAALAEMVVAYRKTPDAPEAERRERALAAFAAAVREAAPDMADRDTEVASGFAEAESRSEPEERAAAKREASMAAAGSSAALGRFATTLVPVLRELAEDTGRLMLADVGIAAAALSAATRAAALNICADLARAEESGRADLIAAVDELDAATRELDAVAERVRSQLTPASGGTPGATARP, from the coding sequence ATGGAGCGCAGGACAACGGCCGACGAGGGCATCGGCGCGTGGCTGGAGGCGCTGGCCTCCACCGGCCCGAACCCCGGGGGTGGCGCCGCGGCGGCGCTGATGGCGGGCGTGGCGGCGGCGCTGGCGGAGATGGTGGTCGCCTACCGCAAGACGCCGGACGCGCCCGAGGCGGAGCGTCGCGAGCGCGCGTTGGCGGCCTTCGCCGCAGCGGTGCGCGAGGCGGCGCCGGACATGGCGGATCGCGATACCGAGGTCGCGTCCGGGTTCGCGGAGGCCGAGTCCCGGAGCGAGCCGGAGGAGCGCGCGGCGGCGAAGCGGGAGGCGAGCATGGCCGCGGCCGGATCGTCCGCCGCGCTGGGACGCTTCGCGACCACGCTCGTGCCGGTGTTGAGAGAGCTCGCCGAGGACACCGGGCGCCTGATGCTCGCGGACGTCGGCATCGCGGCGGCCGCGCTGTCCGCGGCCACCCGCGCCGCCGCCCTGAACATCTGCGCCGACCTGGCCCGTGCCGAGGAGAGCGGGCGGGCGGACCTGATCGCCGCCGTGGACGAACTCGACGCCGCAACGCGCGAGCTCGACGCCGTCGCGGAGCGCGTGCGCTCGCAGCTCACCCCGGCGAGCGGGGGCACGCCGGGAGCGACGGCACGCCCGTGA
- a CDS encoding TerC family protein: protein MDIPVWFQIGSLVVLTVILIADLLLILKRPHIPSTKESALWVAFYVTLALVFAVVLWLIGDSEHAVQFVSGWLTEYSLSIDNLFVFVLIMTQFSVPRRYQQEVLMVGIIIALVLRAAFILLGAALIENFSWIFYIFGAFLVYTAARQVFENEHQEEANAESFIVRVLRRFIPIHDEYDGAKLRTVVDGKKILTPMVIVFVSIGVTDLIFAIDSIPAIFGITQEPFLVFAANLFALMGLRQLYFLLGDLLDRLRYLKYGVAFILAFIGVKLFLHALHVNELPFINGGDHVDWAPEISNWASLGVIIASIVVATIASLVANAVEARRAPAGDAPAAGPVSFESADDEPAFSEETRKHNER, encoded by the coding sequence TTGGACATTCCTGTCTGGTTCCAGATCGGCTCGCTCGTCGTGCTGACGGTGATCCTCATCGCCGACCTGCTGCTGATCCTGAAGCGGCCGCACATCCCCTCCACCAAGGAATCGGCGCTGTGGGTCGCGTTCTACGTGACCCTCGCGCTCGTGTTCGCCGTGGTGCTGTGGCTCATCGGCGACAGCGAGCACGCGGTGCAGTTCGTGAGCGGATGGCTGACCGAGTACAGCCTCTCGATCGACAACCTTTTCGTCTTCGTGCTGATCATGACGCAGTTCTCGGTGCCCCGCCGCTACCAGCAGGAGGTGCTGATGGTGGGCATCATCATCGCGCTCGTGCTGCGCGCCGCGTTCATCCTGCTCGGCGCCGCGCTGATCGAGAACTTCAGCTGGATCTTCTACATCTTCGGCGCGTTCCTCGTCTACACGGCGGCCCGTCAGGTGTTCGAGAACGAGCATCAGGAGGAGGCGAACGCCGAGAGCTTCATCGTGCGCGTGCTGCGCCGGTTCATCCCGATCCACGACGAGTACGACGGCGCCAAGCTGCGCACTGTCGTCGACGGCAAGAAGATCCTCACGCCGATGGTCATCGTGTTCGTCTCGATCGGCGTGACCGACCTCATCTTCGCGATCGACTCGATCCCCGCGATCTTCGGCATCACGCAGGAGCCGTTCCTCGTCTTCGCCGCCAACCTGTTCGCGCTCATGGGTCTGCGGCAGCTGTACTTCCTGCTGGGCGATCTGCTCGACCGCCTGCGCTATCTCAAGTACGGCGTCGCGTTCATCCTGGCCTTCATCGGCGTGAAGCTGTTCCTGCACGCCCTGCACGTGAACGAGCTGCCCTTCATCAACGGCGGAGACCACGTCGACTGGGCTCCGGAGATCAGCAACTGGGCGTCGCTCGGCGTCATCATCGCCTCGATCGTCGTCGCGACGATCGCCAGCCTCGTGGCCAACGCCGTCGAGGCTCGGCGCGCCCCGGCGGGCGACGCGCCGGCTGCCGGGCCCGTGTCGTTCGAGTCGGCCGACGACGAGCCGGCGTTCTCGGAGGAGACGCGCAAGCACAACGAGCGCTGA
- the gltX gene encoding glutamate--tRNA ligase — protein sequence MSTPDPRTTTATGADVRVRFCPSPTGLPHVGLIRTALFNWGYARHHGGKLVFRIEDTDAARDSEESYQQLLDALRWLKIDWDEGVEVGGPHAPYRQSERHDLHREVLQKLIDAGLVYESYSTAEEIDARNEANGRPKQQGYDNYDRELTEEQKAAFRAEGRQPALRLKVPDEDITYVDLIRGEVTFPAGSFPDFVIVRPNGIPLYTFVNPVDDALMGITHVLRGEDLMPSTGRQIVLYQALIDAGVTDFIPRFGHMPLVLGDGTKKLSKRDPRADLFLQREKGFIPEGLLNYLALLGWSIGPDRDVFSLDEFVAAFDIADVNPNPARFDQKKAESINGDHIRMLAPEDFAQRITPYLYAAGVVGAELTERETELIFAAAPLIQERLPLLGDAPGLIGFLFRDEIAYEDDALASLPDNAADVLTACVDALEAVPEGEFAAAAIQDALSAALIDGLGLKPRVAFGPPRVAITGRRVSPPLFESMELLGKPESLRRLAALVAHLEG from the coding sequence ATGTCTACCCCCGATCCCCGCACCACGACGGCCACCGGCGCCGACGTCCGCGTGCGCTTCTGCCCGTCGCCCACCGGTCTGCCGCACGTCGGTCTGATCCGCACCGCCCTGTTCAACTGGGGCTACGCGCGTCACCATGGCGGCAAGCTCGTCTTCCGCATCGAGGACACCGACGCCGCGCGCGACAGCGAGGAGAGCTACCAGCAGCTCCTCGACGCGCTGCGCTGGCTCAAGATCGACTGGGACGAGGGCGTCGAGGTGGGCGGCCCGCACGCGCCGTACCGCCAGTCGGAGCGTCACGACCTGCACCGCGAGGTGCTGCAGAAGCTCATCGACGCGGGGCTCGTGTACGAGAGCTACTCGACGGCCGAGGAGATCGACGCCCGCAACGAGGCCAACGGCCGCCCCAAGCAGCAGGGCTACGACAACTACGACCGCGAGCTCACCGAGGAGCAGAAGGCCGCCTTCCGCGCCGAGGGCCGCCAGCCCGCGCTGCGCCTGAAGGTGCCCGACGAGGACATCACCTACGTCGACCTGATCCGCGGCGAGGTGACGTTCCCGGCCGGCTCGTTCCCCGACTTCGTGATCGTCCGCCCCAACGGCATCCCGCTCTACACGTTCGTGAACCCGGTGGACGACGCCCTCATGGGCATCACGCACGTGCTGCGCGGCGAGGACCTCATGCCGTCCACGGGGCGCCAGATCGTGCTGTACCAGGCGCTCATCGACGCCGGCGTCACCGACTTCATCCCGCGCTTCGGACACATGCCGCTCGTGCTGGGCGACGGCACCAAGAAGCTCTCGAAGCGCGACCCGCGCGCCGACCTGTTCCTGCAGCGCGAGAAGGGCTTCATCCCGGAGGGCCTGCTCAACTACCTCGCCCTGCTCGGCTGGTCGATCGGTCCCGACCGCGACGTGTTCTCGCTCGACGAGTTCGTGGCCGCGTTCGACATCGCCGACGTGAACCCGAACCCGGCTCGCTTCGACCAGAAGAAGGCCGAGTCGATCAACGGCGACCACATCCGCATGCTCGCTCCCGAGGACTTCGCGCAGCGGATCACCCCCTACCTGTACGCCGCGGGCGTCGTGGGTGCCGAGCTGACCGAGCGCGAGACCGAGCTGATCTTCGCCGCCGCGCCGCTCATCCAGGAGCGCCTGCCGCTGCTGGGCGATGCGCCCGGGCTGATCGGCTTCCTGTTCCGCGACGAGATCGCCTACGAGGACGACGCGCTGGCCTCGCTGCCCGATAACGCCGCCGACGTGCTGACGGCCTGCGTCGACGCGCTCGAGGCCGTCCCGGAGGGGGAGTTCGCCGCCGCCGCCATCCAGGATGCGCTCTCCGCCGCGCTCATCGACGGCCTCGGCCTGAAGCCCCGCGTGGCGTTCGGTCCTCCGCGCGTCGCGATCACCGGCCGCCGGGTCTCGCCGCCGCTGTTCGAGTCGATGGAGCTGCTCGGCAAGCCCGAGTCGCTGCGCCGCCTCGCGGCCCTCGTCGCGCATCTCGAGGGCTGA
- the ypfJ gene encoding KPN_02809 family neutral zinc metallopeptidase, which yields MTFNENANVGGNKARRRGRNAAIAGGGTLGVGVIAVLLIQAFTGQDLSGLLGIMAGGTEGTGSGQGESSVIADCETGQDANENDDCRLAAGSLAIDEFWGETLEGYREPQLIIVDGQTPTQCGTASNATGPFYCPPEETVYVDPTFFGLLRQQYDASAGDLAQLYVLAHEYGHHVQNLIGVFEKYPNNGTGPDSNGVRTELQADCFAGAWVAAMTQQEDENGVPYLQPPTDQQIADALNAAAAVGDDHIQEQSGGFVNPESWTHGSSEQRQRWFDTGRADGVQACDTFAVSGDQL from the coding sequence ATGACGTTCAACGAGAACGCCAACGTCGGCGGCAACAAGGCGCGCCGGCGCGGGCGGAATGCGGCGATCGCCGGCGGCGGCACGCTCGGCGTCGGCGTGATCGCCGTGCTGCTGATCCAGGCCTTCACGGGGCAGGACCTCAGCGGCCTGCTCGGGATCATGGCCGGCGGCACGGAGGGCACCGGCAGCGGGCAGGGTGAGTCGTCCGTGATCGCCGACTGCGAGACCGGCCAGGACGCCAACGAGAACGACGATTGCCGCCTGGCGGCCGGATCGCTGGCGATCGACGAGTTCTGGGGCGAGACGCTCGAGGGCTACCGCGAGCCGCAGCTGATCATCGTCGACGGGCAGACCCCCACGCAGTGCGGCACGGCGTCCAACGCCACCGGCCCGTTCTACTGCCCGCCCGAGGAGACGGTGTACGTCGACCCGACGTTCTTCGGGCTGCTGCGCCAGCAGTACGACGCCTCCGCCGGCGACCTGGCCCAGCTGTACGTGCTCGCCCACGAGTACGGGCACCACGTGCAGAACCTCATCGGCGTCTTCGAGAAGTACCCGAACAACGGCACGGGTCCCGACAGCAACGGCGTGCGCACCGAGCTGCAGGCCGACTGCTTCGCGGGCGCCTGGGTCGCGGCGATGACCCAGCAGGAGGACGAGAACGGCGTGCCGTACCTGCAGCCGCCGACGGACCAGCAGATCGCCGACGCCCTCAACGCGGCCGCGGCGGTCGGCGACGACCACATCCAGGAGCAGTCGGGCGGGTTCGTCAACCCCGAGAGCTGGACCCACGGCTCGAGCGAGCAGCGCCAGCGCTGGTTCGACACGGGTCGCGCCGACGGCGTGCAGGCCTGCGACACGTTCGCGGTGTCCGGCGACCAACTGTAG